The Caldicellulosiruptor acetigenus DNA window CGAGAGAGCTTCTATCGTGTCAAAGGACGAAAAGACCAACATCCAGGCTGTGATATTTGAGACAAACGGGATGATGTTCACAGTCCGGTCTATGTCTGCCGATGGAAGGTATGAAGAGGATGTGCTTTGCTCAGTTGAGGGTAAAGACATCAGAGTTGGCTTTAACGTCAAGTATTTCCTGGATGTTTTGAAAGAGCTGGATGGAGAGATAAACCTGTTTATAACATCGCAGACAAGCCCGTCAATTGTGCAAAAGCCAGACGACCCGAACTACATCTATCTTGTTCTTCCTATAAAGATGCCAGAGTAAAGCCTTTTTTTAGAGGTCATGGAATATGAAAATAAAAAGAATTTATATTGAAAATTTTAGAAGCTACAAGCAAAGATTTTTTGAGTTCAAAGATAAAATAAACTTGATTGTCGGAAATAACGCCTCAGGAAAGACTTCTCTTCTTGAGGCTCTATATTTTTGTATGTGCGGAAAATCTTTTAAAAGTCGAGATGTAGATGCAATAAACTTTGATTCCTACTATTTCAAGCTTGAGATGTCAGCTGAGGTTGGCGATATTGAGTATACCATTTTGTGCTATGTAGATAGAGCATTAGAGAAGAGAATAATGATAAATGATAAAAAGATAAAAAGGTTATCTGAGCTAATTAGCCTTTTCAAGTTTGTTTTTTTTGAGCCGGACACAACTGAGCTTATAAAACATCAGCCAAGCACAAGACGCCGATTTTTGGACATGGAAGTTGCAAAGCTTTACCCTTACATGACAAAAGTGTATTCAGAGTACCAAAGAGCACTTCTTTCTAGAAATGCATTTTTGAAAAGTTATGATAAAAAGGATATAATAGATGTGTACGATATGCAGATAAGCCAGCTTGGATTTTTGATTTTCCAAAAACGACAGGAGGTTATAGATAAATTATCTATTGAAGCGCAGAAGATATTCAGCTATGTGTTTGAAAACAAATCCTTGCTTGAACTAAGATATATGCCGTCAATTAACGCTTCAAGCGAGGAAGAGTATTACAAAGAGCTAAAAAAGTGTCTACTGAAAGATTTGAACCTTGGATATACAACAAAAGGTGTTCACAGAGACGACTTTGGGATTTTGATAGATGGAAAGCCAGCAATTGATTTTGCATCTGAAGGACAGATAAAACTTGCGGCAGTGTCGGTTGTGCTTGCAACTTCTCTTCTTTATACAGAGCCTGTGCTAATTTTAGACGATGTGTTTTCTGAGCTTGATAAGTTTAAAAGAAAAAATCTTGTAAAGTTTATAAGTCAGTACCAGTCATTTGTGACATCTGCAGAAGACGTAAAGACCCTTCAAAGTGAGGGAATACTGGACTTTGACAGTGCAAACGTGATTTTTCTTGAAAGGAGTATATAAAAAATTTTCTTTAAGGATGTGTAAAGAGGATGTTTGCTCACATTGGTGAGGATTATGTAATCAACAGCGCAGAACTTCTTGTGATACTGAGCTGGGATTCTTTTGTGCGTTCAAAAGACAATCTCAAAATTCTTGAAAATCTAAAACTTCATGACAGGGTTGTTGTTATAAATGATGAGATAAAAAAGTCTATAATAATCCTTGAAGTTGATGGAAGGATGTACGGGATAATATCTCCTGTGTCGCCGGGTACCATCGCAAAAAGGCTTTTGAACTTTAACCTCTATTTTGACAACTATTTGGACCAGGATTGATTTTGAAAATTATTTAGTTGGCAGGTGAGATGAAATTGGATAGGATAAATACAAATTCTCAGGAATACTCTGCAAGCGAGATACAGGTTTTAGAAGGGCTTGAGGCGGTAAGAAAACGTCCCGGAATGTATATAGGTTCAACCTCACAGCGAGGTCTTCACCACTTGGTGTACGAGATTGTCGACAATGCAATTGACGAGGCAATGGCAGGGTTTTGTAAAAACATTGAAGTGGTGATTCACAAGGACAACTCTGTTACCGTCATTGACGATGGAAGAGGAATTCCGGTAGATATTCACCCAAAGCTTCAAAAAAGCGGTGTTGAGGTTGTATTTACCGTTCTTCACGCAGGTGGAAAGTTCAACGAGAGAGTGTACAAGGTATCCGGTGGTCTTCATGGTGTTGGTGCTTCTGTTGTAAATGCTCTTTCGCGCTACTTGGAAGTTGAGGTTTATAGAGACGGCAAGGTATACTATCAAAGGTATGAAAGAGGAAAACCAACATGTGAGCTAAAAGTTATTGGCGAGACAAATAGGACAGGTACAAAAGTTACATTTTTGCCAGACGATGAGATTTTTGAGACCATAGAGTTTGACGGCGATGTTATCTTGCAGCGTTTGCGTGAACTTGCGTTTTTGAACAAAGGGATAAGGATAGTCTTTGTTGATGAGAGGGAAAAGAATGCAAAACCAGTTGAGCTAAAATATGATGGTGGTATTGCAGAGTTTGTAAAGTTTTTGAACAGGAACAAGGAAGTTTTGCACCAAGAGCCAATATACATTGAGGGTGAGAAAAACGACATCCTCATTGAGGTTGCTATTCAGTATACAGAGGATTTTGGTGAGAACATCTACTCATTTGCAAACAACATAGCAACAATAGACGGTGGTACTCACCTTATAGGGTTTAAAACTGCTGTTACAAAAGCTGTAAATGAATATGCAAAAAAATATAACTTCATAAAAGGTGATACGCAGCTTCTTGGTGAGGACATAAGAGACGGTATGACAGCAATTGTGTCTGTCAAGATTCACGAGCCGCAGTTTGAAGGGCAGACAAAAACAAAGCTTGGGAATAGCGAGGCGCGCTGGGCTGTTGAAAATTTGGTTTCTGAAAAATTGGCAGCTTTTTTAGAAGAAAACCCTGATGTGTCAAAAAAGATTATCGACAAAGCAATTTTGGCGGCAAAAGCGCGCGAAGAGGCAAAAAAGGCAAGAGAGCTTGTGATAAAGAGAAAGTCTGCTTTAGATAGTTCAAACTTGCCTGGCAAGCTTGCAGACTGTTCAGAAAAAGACCCTGCAAAGTGCGAGATATTCATAGTTGAGGGTGATTCTGCGGGCGGTTCTGCAAAGCAAGGACGAGACAGGCGATATCAGGCAATCTTGCCTCTTTGGGGTAAGATGCTCAACGTGGAAAAGGCAAGCCAGGACAAGATTTATTCAAACGACAAGCTCCTGCCTTTAATTCAGGCGCTTGGTGTTGGCATAGGAAATGACATAGATTTAAAGAAGCTCAGGTACCACAAGATAATCATAATGGCCGATGCTGACGTTGACGGGTCTCACATAAGAACGCTTCTTCTTACTTTCTTTTACAGGTACATGAGACCGCTTATAGAAAACGGCCACATTTACATTGCCCAGCCACCACTTTACAAGATAACAAAGGGTAAGCAGGTAAGATACGCGTACAATGAAAAGGAGCTGCAGAGAATCTTGCAAGAGATGAAAGATGCACAGGTTCAGCGCTTCAAAGGTCTTGGTGAGATGAACGCACAGGAGTTGTGGGAGACCACCATGGACCCTGCAAGAAGAATTCTTCTCAGAGTTGAGCTTGAAGATGCTGTAATGGCAGAAGAGATTTTCACAATCCTTATGGGCGACAAGGTGGAGCCAAGAAGGGAGTTTATAGAGAAGAATGCTAAGTATGTGAGAAATTTGGATATATAAAAATTGAGGTGGTTTTTATGGAAGTGGCAAGAAAGATATATGAAGAAGTTTTAAAGTTGCCAGAGGATGAGCAAAAAGAAATACTTGATTTTATTGAGTTTAAAAAGATGAAATACAGAAAAGAATTAGAAAAGATTATTGATAAAGTAATTGAGAAGAATTTTGATATACTCAAGGAGTTAGCAGATAGATGAAAATGATTGATGTTGATGATTGCATAGAAGGAGGCTTTTTAAGAGCATGGAAGAGCTCGATTTTAGGATAATTCCTGTTGAGATACAGGAAGAGATGAAACGAAGCTATATAGACTATGCAATGAGCGTGATAGTGTCGCGTGCGCTGCCAGATGTTCGCGATGGTCTAAAGCCTGTTCACAGAAGAATTTTATATGCAATGAACGAGATAGGTCTTACACCTGACAAACCTTACAGAAAATCTGCAACAGTTGTAGGGCATGTTCTTGCTAAATACCATCCGCACGGCGATGCTGCGGTGTACGAAAGCCTTGTTCGAATGGCCCAGGACTTTTCCATGCGCCATCCTCTTGTTGACGGGCATGGAAACTTTGGGTCGGTTGACGGCGACCCGCCTGCTGCTATGCGTTACACTGAAGCGCGTATGAGCAGAATTGCTCTTGAGATGCTTCGCGACATTGAAAAAGAGACAGTTGATTTCATGCCAAACTTTGACGAGTCGGCAAAAGAACCAAAGGTTTTGCCATCAAGGTTTCCCAACCTTTTGGTAAATGGCAGCCAGGGAATTGCGGTTGGTATGGCAACGAACATACCGCCTCACAACTTGGCAGAAGTGATTGATGCAATAGTGTACTTACTTGACAATGAAAATGCAACTCTTGATGACATAATGAAAATAATCAAAGGACCTGACTTTCCAACAGGCGGGTATATCATCGGCAAAAAGGGTATAAGGGATGCGTATGCAACTGGAAAAGGAAAAATCATTGTCCGGGCAAAGACGACAATCGAGCAGACATCAAAGGGAAGACAGAGAATAATTGTCACAGAACTTCCTTACATGGTCAACAAGGCAAGGCTTATTGAAAAGATTGCCGAGCTTGTCCATGAGAAAAAGATTGATGGGATTTCGGATATAAGAGATGAGTCTGACAAAGAGGGTCTGAGGATTGTAATTGAAATCAAAAAGGATGCAGATGCAAATGTAGTTTTAAAACAGCTTTACAAGAACACCCAGCTTCAGGACAGTTTTGGAATAATCATGCTTGCGCTTGTTGACAACCAGCCAAAGGTTCTTACTCTTATGGACATGCTAAATCTTTACATTGAACATCAAAAAGAGGTAATTGTTAGAAGAACAAGGTATGACCTCAGGAAAGCAGAAGAAAGAGCTCACATTTTAGAAGGGCTCAAGAAAGCTCTTGACCACATAGATGAGATAATCTCAATCATTAGGTCATCAAAGACAGTAAATGAGGCAAAAGAGAGGCTCATTAGCAGATTTCAGTTTACAGAAGCCCAAGCTCAGGCAATACTTGACATGAGACTTCAGCGCCTCACTGGCCTTGAGCGGCAAAAGATTGAAGAAGAGCTTGCAGAGCTTATCCGTATGATAGAGTATTACAAAAACGTGCTTGCAAGCGATGCGATGGTAAAGGAAATTATAAAAAAAGAGATTCTGGAGATAAAAGAAAAGTACAAGGATGAGAGAAGAACAAAGATAATTCAGGATGAACATGAAGACTTTGAGGAAGAAGAACTGATTCAGGAGCAGGAAACTGTAATCACACTTACCCATTTTGGGTATATAAAACGTCTTCCTCTTGACACGTACAAGAGCCAAAAACGTGGTGGCAGAGGCATCACAGGAATATCAACCCGTGAAGAAGATTTTGTTGAAGATGTCTTTGTCACAACAACACACCACTACATTCTCTTTTTCACAGACAAGGGAAGAGTTTTCCGCTTAAGAGCGTATGAAGTGCCCGAAGGTTCTCGCCAGGCAAAAGGCACTGCAATTGTAAACCTCATTCAGATTGGCAAGGACGAAAAAATAACAGCTACAATGGCTGTAAAGGACTTTAAAGAAGGCTATCTTATGATGTGTACCAAAAACGGTACAATAAAGAAGGTGCTTTTGAGCGAGTTTGAAAACACAACTAAAGCTGGCAAAAAAGCGATAACCCTTGCAGATGATGATAGCCTTGTTGATGTAAAACTTACATCTGGAAACGATGAAATTGTGCTTGTGTCAAGCAATGGATACTGTGTTGTGTTCAATGAAAATGATGTGAGGGTCATGGGAAGGTCTGCACAGGGCGTAAAAGGTATGACGTTAGAAAGTGGCGATTTTATTGTTGGAATGGAAAAGGCAAGCGATGGAAAGTATCTTCTGTGCGTCACAGAAAACGGGTTTGGAAAAAGAAGTGAGATTGAAGAGTATAGAAAGACAAAGCGCGGTGCAAAAGGAGTATTGACTTACAAGGTAACAGACAAAACAGGCAGTATTGTTGATATAAAGATGGTAAACGATGATGACGAGATAATGATATGCTCTACAGAAGGAATATTTATAAGGCTTGAGGTGTCTCAAGTTCCTGTTCAGGGCAGAAATACCCAAGGAGTAAAGCTTATGCGAATTGACACAGGTAACATAAAGGTTTCGTCAATTGCAAGGATAAAGGCTGAGGAGTGAAAGGACTTTTTAAGTGTATGAAAAAGGGGCTGTCCAAAAAGATGAATGGGCAGTCCCTTTAATTTTGCTCTTTTGACATAGTGATATATTTTTGATATAATATATCAAAAATGATAACATAAGGTGATAAACCATGGCTCGTAAACATGATAAAGTTGTCTTCAAAAATTACAGCCCATACCAATATTTAATGCCTATCGACCCAGAAGCTTTTATACCTCAAAATCATTTGGTCAGAGTAATTGATAAAATCATTGATAAGATAGATATATCAACCGTAATGGAAAAGTACAAAGGTGGTGGTACAAGTAGTTACCATCCACTGATGTTATTAAAAGTTTTAATCTATGCTTACATACAAGGTATTTATTCATCAAGAAAAATAGCTCGGGCTTTACGTGAAAACATTACTTTTATGTGGCTCTCAAAATATCAAGCTCCTGATTTTAGGACTATCAACAGATTTAGAAAAGAAATTTTGGGGGATGCAATTGAAAATATCTTTGCCGAGGTGGTTAAACTCCTTATAGAGTTAGGATATGTAAACTTCGACTATTACTATCTCGATGGGACAAAAGTTGAAGCCAATGCGAACAAGTATTCTTTTGTTTGGGCTAAAAGTACAAGAACTTTCGAAAAGAAGTTAAGAGAAAAAGTGAAAAACATAATCGAAGAGATTGAAAAAATAAATGAAGAGGAAGATAAAGCATTGGGAGATTTAGATGTAAAGTTAGAAGCTGACTATGATAGCAAGCAGTTAGAAGAAAAGATTGAGCAAATAAATCAAAAACTTGAGGAGGCTGAGTTTAAAAGCAAAAGAAAAGAAAAAAGAGTAAAGAAGCTGGTAAAGGTACTGAAAAATGATTGTGTCCTCAGACTCAAGAAGTATGAGAATTATGAAGCAATTTTAAATGGCAGGAACAGTTTCTCTAAGACAGACAATGACGCCACATTCATGAGGATGAAGGAAGACCATATGAAAAATGGGATGCTAAAACCTGGGTATAATGTGCAAATCGGCACACAGAACCGATTTGTGATAGGTTTTAGCATCCACCAAAGTCCCACAGACACTGTCTGTCTAAAGGAACACCTTGAGCTTGTGGAGAAGATAACAGGCCACAAGCCCAAGAACCTTGTAGCAGACAGTGGCTATGGGTCTGAAGAAAACTACCTTCATCTGAAAGAATGTGGCATAAATAGCTACATTAAGTATAACACATTTGACATAGAGCAGACAAGAAGATTTAAGAAGGATATTTTTAATGTAAAGAACTGGGAGTACATAGCTGAAGAAGATGCCTATGTTTGTCCTGCTGGTAAGAAGGCTAAATATTTATATCCGAAGATAAGTGCAAATGAGAGAGGATTTGTAAGTTATGAGAAGGTATATCAATGTGAAGAGATTTGTAATGGCTGTGAATACAGAGAAAAATGTTATAAAGGTAAAAGATGGAAGAAGAGATTTAGTATAAGACCTAGGTTAGAGAAATTGAAGGAAGAGGTAAGGCAAAGGCTATTGAGTGAAGAAGGCAAAGAGATTTACGAAAAAAGGAAGATAGAAGTTGAGACAGTATTTGGGATAATAAAGAACAATAAAGGGTTTAGGAGATTCCTGCTCAGGGGTATGAAGGGTGTAAAGCTTGAGTGGGGTTTGGTTTGTATTGCCTATAACATAGAAAAATTAGCGAAGATAATAATAGAGGGCTGGAGTAAAACTGCCACCCAACCCTCTTTTTGTTTGCTATATAGTTCAATATTGGTATTTAGTAGCATCAAATGCCCGATTCTGGTTATTAAAAATTATTGTTTTGGGACAGCCCCTTTCTTAATCTAAGACAAAATAAAGAAGCTGTTGTTATAATTGTAGATTAAATTTTAAAAAACTCTGTATTTTCAACAAGAGAAAGTGAAACTTGAGCTAAATCCTGAGCATTTTCAGCAATTTCTTCTGACCCGCGTGCAACTTCGTGTGATGCTGCTGCAATTTCCTGCCCGGATGCAGCTGTTTGTTGAGAGACAGCTGTTATTCTCTCAATATTTTTCATTATTTCAGCATTCATTTCTTTATTACGGCCAAGTTCTTCAACTGCATTGTTTACCTCTGGTGAGATTTCGTAGATTGAATCAATTATTAACCTCAAATTAGATACAGCTTGATTTATAACATCTAATTGAACTGAACTTTCATTTGTAATCTTTTCACTCAAGCTCAAAATATCAGCAATTTCGGTTTTAATTTCATTAATTATTGTACCAATAATTTTTACTGAGTCTTTTGACTGTTCGGCCAATTTTCTAATTTCATAAGCTACCACAGAGAAACCTTTGCCTGCTTCTCCAGCCTTTGCAGCTTCAATAGATGCATTCAAAGCAAGTAAGTTTGTCTGGTCAGATATACTTTTAATTGTTTGAACAACCATTTCAATATTTGCTGTTTTGGATGCAAATGCATCAATTGTTGACTTCATATTTGTAAACTGGTTCATAAAATTATTTGATATTTCTACAACTTCGGTGAGTTTCTGTTCACCTTGTTTGGAAAGCATATTTGTATTTTTTGCAAGTTCAATTATATTGCTAAATACCTGCTCTAACTTTTCAAAGCTGTCCATATATCTTTTTTGGAGCTGAAGAAGGTTTGTAAGAGATTCTGCTATTTCAGTCATTCCTTGAGCAAGCTGGTCAGTTGAGCTTGAAATCTCTTCTGAAGAAGATGAAATTTCCTGTGATATTGCAGACAGATTCATGGCATTTGAATTTACCTTATTTGCATTTTCTTGTATTGACTTTATTATATATGAAATTTTTGATATAGCCCGATTGTATTCTTCAATCATTTCGCTTATTTCTTTTATGATAGAGTTATCTTTAACTGATATATCTAAATTTCCCGAGGCAAGGTTTTGAGATACAGCTTTAATTTTTTTGAATGATGAAATTATAAAGGTTGTAAACAAAAGTAAAAGCAGGATAACAATTAATGATATAATCAATGTAATAATTATAGCTTGTTTTCTTGTTGAACTAATTACACTTTCTATTTCGCTTTTTTCTATGGCAGAAAAATAAATAAGGTTTGTCAAATTATCGTATCTATAAAAAGCAGTCTTTTCTTTTCCTTTATAGACATAGTCGATAAAACCTTCTTTTTCCTTTTTCATTTTCTTCACATATGGTTTTAACACAGAATCTGTCCCTATACGTGTTTTATCAGGATGTATTAAGACCTTTCCATCAGGTGACAAAACAACAATGTATCCAGACTTGCCAATCTTTGTTTTAACAAGTCTTTCACCAAAATTTTTCAGACTTATATCTGCACCAAGCACACCAACTATTTTGTTACCATTTTTTACTACTTTTGACACAGAGGTTGTAAGTTCTTTAGTCACTGCATCTACATAGATACTACTTAAAAGTACTTTGTCAGGGTTTTTGAGCGCTTCTTGATACCAAGGACGTTTTCGAGCATCAAAATCAGCAGAAAGTTTAACTTCAGGGTACAGAAGCAGTTTTCCATTCTGGTTAAATCCAAAATAAATAAATTGAATATCTGAACCATACGTTGTAGAAATAGCTTTGAAATAGTTTAAAAGTTCTGCCTTTTTGTTTTGGTCTTCAAAATTAATATTTTGTAATGTTGGCACAGAGGCTAAAATGTTTATCTGTTCCATAATTTTTTTTATAGTCTGTCTCAGCTCTTCTGATGCAGCAAAGGTTGCACTTTTGAATATGCTTTGTTGCTGTGCTCTAAACTCTTACTTACATTTGAGACAGTAAACGTCTCGACAGTTCCAACTGTTAGGAGCAAAATTACTATTAATGGTATAATTAAAAAAAGCACAAACCGAATCTTAAATTTTTTCATTTTCATACCACCCGTTTTTAGTTTTTTTTTTAAAAGTTATAATGTATATATACCCTCAAGAAAACACAGACAAATATTGTATACATAATACTTTTGGGTGTCAACAAAAAATTTTTTAAATTGCGATACAAAATACAACTCATCTTTCAATATCTTTCATCCTGCAAACTTAAAAAAATTCTTCCACATATGAAAGTTTACTTTTCCTTTTACACTTTGATTCTCAATCTCTCATACATAGTTTGAAATTATAAATTCATTATTTTTTTCTGTTGCATTTAATTTTACAACATAAACCATATTATTTTCTTCAAAATTTTGAGCAACGATTTTGTTTTTAATATGTTATAATATTATTAACTTTAGAGTTACTTACTTAAAAGTTACTAACTCTAAAGTTAGTAACTTATAAATCGGTGAGGTGAGATTGATGTTTATTGGCAGAGAATTTGAACTTCAAACTTTGAATAAACTCTACAGTGAAGATAGGTTTCACTTTGTTATAATCTATGGAAGAAGGCGTGTGGGAAAAACCACATTATTAGCTGAGTTTTGCAAAGATAAACCTTCAATATTTTTTGTTGCTGAAGAGTACAATGACAAGATGGCTTTGGAGTCTTTTTCAAATAAGATATTATCATATTTTGGATTAGAAGGGCTTTTAAATGGGTTTGAGTCATGGGAAAAGGCATTTTTGTTCTTAGCTCAAAAAGCAAAAGATGAACGTCTTGTGGTTGTAATTGACGAATTTCCTTATATGGTAAACTCAAACAAAAGTATTCCTTCAATCCTGCAAAGGCTTATAGATCATAATCTCAAGAATACAAAGCTGTTTTTGATTGTTTGCGGATCTTCTGTTAGTTTCATGGAAAAGGAAGTGCTTGCGTATAAAAGTCCTCTATATGGGAGAAGGACAGCACAGATTGTTGTTGAGCCTTTCAATTTCTTTGATAGCAGAAAGTTTTTCGAAAATTTTTCATTTGAAGAACAGGTCATTGCATATGGTATACTTGGCGGAATACCACAATATTTGAGGATTTTTGATGATAGGATGGATATATACGAAAACATAAAAACAAAGATTTTGGACAAGTCTTCTTATCTTTATGAGGAGCCCAAGCTTTTGATAAAGCAAGAACTGAGAGAACCAGCCTTATACAATTCAATAATAGAAGCAATTGCACTCGGTAGCAGTAAACTGAGTGAAATAGCAACCAAAGTGGGAGTTGACACAGACAAGTGTGCGAAGTATCTGTCCATTCTTATTGATCTGAAAATAATCGAAAAACTTTCACCAGTTGCAGAAAAAGAAAAAAGCAAAAAGAGCATATACAGGATAAAAGATAATTTTTTTAGATTCTGGTATCGATTTGTTTTCAGCAACAAGGAATTGATTGAACAGGGCTTGGCAGATGAGGTCATTGAAAAAAAGATAAAACCTTTCATGAGCCACTTTATAGGGCCTGTCTATGAACAGGTGTGCATTGATTATATGAAAATGCTGAACAAAGAGAAAAAGCTTCCGTTTACTTTTGAAAAGATAGGAAAATGGTGGGGTACCAATCCAATCAAAAAGTGCGAAGAAGAGATTGATATAGTAGCAATCGGTGAGAATAAGGCTATTTTTGGAGAGTGCAAATGGAAAAACAAAAAAATGGGAATTAGCGAACTTCACAGTTTAATTGAAAAAAGTAGCATTTTCAATTATGAGGATAAATACTATATCTTATTTTCAAAAAGCGGGTTTGAAGAAGACCTAATGGAAGCTGCTAAAAATAACGAAAGGGTTATTTTACTTGAAAGTTTTTAAAAATAAATTTTCAGATTGATTTAAAAAAAAATGACATAACATTTGCGCTTTTCTTTCGTTAAATTTTTTAGAAGGTGAGGGATTTGGAAAATCAGGTGGATAAAAGGAGAGGTTTTAAATGCTAAAAAGAATACTTTTGGGAGTGATTGTATTGCTGTTGGCAACTTCTCTTGTGGGAGTTTTTAGAGCCATGCCAGATGAAAATAAGACAGAAAGTATTTTACCAAAGATTAAAAGCTTTGATAATTTTAAAAAATTGATTGCTGATGCTCAAAAAAAGCTTCCTTATTTTGAATTCTCAAGAGATGGATTATTTTTGGAAGGAAGACCCGGGATAGTTTATTCTCAAGATGCTAAAGTATCAGACGAATCTACCTCTGACTACTCTAAAACAAACGTTCAGGTTGAAGGTGTTGATGAAGCTGACAGAGTCAAGACAGATGGTGAGTATATTTATGTTATAAATGAGACTGCCAGAAAGCTCACAATAGTAAAAGCATATCCTCCACAGAAGATGCATCTTATGAGCAGCATCAAGTTAGAAGAAGATTTTTATCCAAAAGAGTTTTATGTGGACAGCAGGTATTTAGTGGTAATTGGTGAAAGCAAGGAAGTATATAAGCAAATTCCTTACAAAGAAGATGATTTAGACTCAAAGAAAATCTCAAGCAGAATAATAGCTTATCCACCCTATTATACCACAAAAGAGACAGTTTGTTTTATATATGACATCTCAGACAAAGCAAATCCAAAGAACATAAGAAAGATAACCCTTGATGGCAGATACT harbors:
- a CDS encoding methyl-accepting chemotaxis protein, giving the protein MFKSATFAASEELRQTIKKIMEQINILASVPTLQNINFEDQNKKAELLNYFKAISTTYGSDIQFIYFGFNQNGKLLLYPEVKLSADFDARKRPWYQEALKNPDKVLLSSIYVDAVTKELTTSVSKVVKNGNKIVGVLGADISLKNFGERLVKTKIGKSGYIVVLSPDGKVLIHPDKTRIGTDSVLKPYVKKMKKEKEGFIDYVYKGKEKTAFYRYDNLTNLIYFSAIEKSEIESVISSTRKQAIIITLIISLIVILLLLLFTTFIISSFKKIKAVSQNLASGNLDISVKDNSIIKEISEMIEEYNRAISKISYIIKSIQENANKVNSNAMNLSAISQEISSSSEEISSSTDQLAQGMTEIAESLTNLLQLQKRYMDSFEKLEQVFSNIIELAKNTNMLSKQGEQKLTEVVEISNNFMNQFTNMKSTIDAFASKTANIEMVVQTIKSISDQTNLLALNASIEAAKAGEAGKGFSVVAYEIRKLAEQSKDSVKIIGTIINEIKTEIADILSLSEKITNESSVQLDVINQAVSNLRLIIDSIYEISPEVNNAVEELGRNKEMNAEIMKNIERITAVSQQTAASGQEIAAASHEVARGSEEIAENAQDLAQVSLSLVENTEFFKI
- a CDS encoding ATP-binding protein, which gives rise to MFIGREFELQTLNKLYSEDRFHFVIIYGRRRVGKTTLLAEFCKDKPSIFFVAEEYNDKMALESFSNKILSYFGLEGLLNGFESWEKAFLFLAQKAKDERLVVVIDEFPYMVNSNKSIPSILQRLIDHNLKNTKLFLIVCGSSVSFMEKEVLAYKSPLYGRRTAQIVVEPFNFFDSRKFFENFSFEEQVIAYGILGGIPQYLRIFDDRMDIYENIKTKILDKSSYLYEEPKLLIKQELREPALYNSIIEAIALGSSKLSEIATKVGVDTDKCAKYLSILIDLKIIEKLSPVAEKEKSKKSIYRIKDNFFRFWYRFVFSNKELIEQGLADEVIEKKIKPFMSHFIGPVYEQVCIDYMKMLNKEKKLPFTFEKIGKWWGTNPIKKCEEEIDIVAIGENKAIFGECKWKNKKMGISELHSLIEKSSIFNYEDKYYILFSKSGFEEDLMEAAKNNERVILLESF